One Paenibacillus sp. SYP-B4298 genomic window, CTTTGGTCATATGGCGAACTTTATTACAAGCGGCAGGATGACGCTCTAGCAGACTGTTCGAAGGAGGAGAGGGACTTGAGGTCGATCAGGCAACAGAGGCGCCTAGGGGGCAGAGCCCGAGCCGGGGCGAAGCGGGGTCGCAGGCGTATGGGACGGAAGCTGAGCCATCGTCGCAGCCGCACAGAGCCGTCCCATCCGCAGCCGCAAGCGGCAGTGCTGTCCGAGCCGCGCAGCGATGGGTATAGCGTGGGCTATGAGGCAGGCAGGAGGGCTGGCGAATCCAGCTATGGCACCTATTTTCACGGAACGAGCATTATCATCCCAAGCTATAATCAGGCGGATTACTTAAAGCTATGTATCGATAGCATTATCCAGCATACGCATCTCCCCTACGAGATCATTGTTGTCGATAATGCTTCGACCGATCATACCGCAGATTATTTGCATAGCATGGCGGGTCGCATCCGATACAGGATTATGGAGGAGAACCGCGGCTTTGCCGGCGCTGTCAATGCGGGGCTGATGATGGCCAAGGGCATGAAGCTGCTGCTGCTGAACAATGATACGCTGGTGACGGAGAATTGGCTGTCTAATCTGCTGGCCTGCCTGGAGAGCGACCCGCGTATCGGCCTGGTCGGGCCGGTGACGAATTTCATTAGCGGCGAGCAGCGCGTGGACGTCCCCTACACCGATGTCAAGGATATGCCGACTTTTGCAGCAGTGAACAATATCTCCGACCCGGCTCGCTGGCAGCGAGTCGATCGTCTGACCGGCTTTTGTCTGCTCATGCGGCGCGAGCTGTGGGAGCGCACCGGGTATTTCGACGAGGGCTACAAGATCGGCAATTTTGAGGATGATGATTACAATGTTCGTGTGCGTCTGCAGGGCTATTCGCTGGTCATTGCCAGAGATGTGTTCATCCATCACTTTGGCAGCGTCAGTATGAAGGCGCTTGGGGAGCAGCGCTTCCATGAGGTGAATGATCGCAACGAGCACTACTATATGGAGAAGTGGGCGAATCCAGGTGAGCTCATCCATGAGGTTCGGGAGCTGAGGGCACAGCGCATGGCGGATGGGCAAGTGGATTATCCCGTGCCGCTGGCAAGCAGTGAGGCAGCGTTCCAGCCACAATATGTGGCCATTAGGAGTGTGACGGGCCATGTCTACTGGGTAGAGGACGGCCATCGGCGTCCGGTAGAGGGAAGCATGTCTTTGCCAGCAGCGGAGCTGCCGCTCGTCGACGTGCGGCGCTGGCCGCTGGGAGAGGCGATCGGCGCCC contains:
- a CDS encoding glycosyltransferase family 2 protein, producing the protein MGRKLSHRRSRTEPSHPQPQAAVLSEPRSDGYSVGYEAGRRAGESSYGTYFHGTSIIIPSYNQADYLKLCIDSIIQHTHLPYEIIVVDNASTDHTADYLHSMAGRIRYRIMEENRGFAGAVNAGLMMAKGMKLLLLNNDTLVTENWLSNLLACLESDPRIGLVGPVTNFISGEQRVDVPYTDVKDMPTFAAVNNISDPARWQRVDRLTGFCLLMRRELWERTGYFDEGYKIGNFEDDDYNVRVRLQGYSLVIARDVFIHHFGSVSMKALGEQRFHEVNDRNEHYYMEKWANPGELIHEVRELRAQRMADGQVDYPVPLASSEAAFQPQYVAIRSVTGHVYWVEDGHRRPVEGSMSLPAAELPLVDVRRWPLGEAIGAQVVEQHWNDQQHSDRGRLVACEGALYWLEPGIRRRIHTALAASLWGLHSKQTQAIEAEELNKRVEGLPIIAPVRIAQRL